GAAAAAGATTGAACTGCTGAAAGACCATCCCCACCTCGGTACGGATATCGTTAATCCTTGTGCTCTTGGCCATCAAGGAAGTACCTTCAATAATAATATCGCCCGCTTGCGGCTGCTCCAGCAGATTCAGGCAGCGCAGAAAGGTCGATTTGCCTGAGCCCGAAGGCCCGATGACCACCACAACCTCCCGGCTGTGAATGTCGATGCTGATATCCGTCAGTACCTGATGGGCACCAAATGATTTGTGCAGATGCTGGATTGAAATAACCGGTTCCATAGGGTTACACCTTCCGTTCGATATAATTAAGCAGCTTGCTGAGCGAATAAGTAAGGATGAAATAGATCAGTGCAGCGGTCAGATAAGGCTCCCAGATCCGCAGATATTGGCCTTTCATGGTATTGCTCCAGTACATAATCTCAGGGGCGGCAATCAGCGCCAGCAGCGAGGAATCCTTAACCAGCACGATGAATTCATTCCCGAAAGCGGGGACCATCCGTTTGATGGCCTGGGGCAGAATAATGAAGCGCATCGCCTGCTGCCGGGTCATTCCTAGGGATAGGGCCGCTTCCCGCTGACCGGGGTCGATGGACTGGATACCGGCGCGGAAGATCTCCGCAGAATAGGCAGCGGAATTGAGCGACAGCGCCACGAATGCACTCATCAGCGCGTAGGTTTTGCCGTAGAACAACGGGATCAGCCCGAAGTGGACGATCAGAATCTGCACATAGAGCGGCGTACCGCGGAAGAGGTTAATATACGCGTGAAACGGCCAGCGGAAATACCATCTTGGCGCCATTTTGCCGAAGCCGATAATCAGCCCCAGCAGGGAGCCGCACAGAATGGAGACCAGCGATACGCCGATGGTGAACAGGGTCCCTTTTAGCAGAACCGGTAAATAATGAATGATGATGTCGAATCTGAAATCCATAGAATTCTTCCCTTCTCTTCTGCTTGTGGCTTGCTCAAAAAAAGAAGCACGCGCAATAGCAATCATTACGCATGCTTAGTTGTTGCGGTTCTTAGGCTACTTCGCGTTCATAAGCGCCGCCGTGTCCGGCTCTTCGCCGAACCATTCCTTGTAGATCTCCGCATATTTGCCGTTCTCGATGACCTTCTTGATCGCCGGGTCCAGCTTCTCCTTCCATTCGCCGCCCTTCGGATACAGGATACCGTAGTACTCGGAGCCGAAATTCTCCTTGTCTATAATGCCTGTCAGCTTCTCCTTCGGATTATTCTTGATGTATTCGTTCACGATGGCGATATCCGCGACCACCGCATCCGCCCCGCCGCCGTTCAGCTCCATCAGCGCTACCGCATTGCTGTCGAACCTCTTCAGGTTGCCGTTGTCGACGCCCATAATGCCGCTCATCAGCTCATCTGCTGTCGTGGCTGCCTGAACCGCAACCTTCTTCCCCTTCAGGTCCAGAGCGGATTTGATATCGCTGCCTTCCTTCACCATGATCATGTTCGTAGATTCGAAATAAGGGATGGAGTAGTCATAAGTCTCCTTGCGCTCATCTGTAATCGATACCGAGGATACACCCGCCTGATATTCAGTGCCCTGCTTCACACTGGTCAACATGGTATCCCAGCCTGTGTTGGTGACCGTGTAATCAATGCCGGCCTCCGCCATCACCGCCTTAATGAAATCAATGTCAAAGCCCTTGATCGTATCAGTATCCATATACTCCATTGGTGCATAGCTGGCATCGGTAGCGATTTTGAGGCTTTGCCCGTCCGCACTGCCGCCTTTCGCATCATTATCAGAGCCACAACCCGCTATCGCCAAGACCAGGAGTGCTACCATACCTGACATCGCCCATGTTTTCCGGATTCCCATTCTCCAATCCCCCTACTTATTTGTCAAATAACTTAAGGAGATTTTATCAGATTAAAGTAGTGATGACAATTAACTTTATCCTTTTGTGTTATATAATATGACACTATTATCGATATATTGTAACATCTCATGCAAATAAGCAGCCGAAATGCCCCGGAGAGAGCTCCGGCAGCATTCTGGCTGCTTACTGAATGGTCAATGTTTATATTAGCGCATAAGTTAGAAGGTTAGATCGCCGT
The sequence above is a segment of the Paenibacillus sp. FSL R7-0204 genome. Coding sequences within it:
- a CDS encoding amino acid ABC transporter permease yields the protein MDFRFDIIIHYLPVLLKGTLFTIGVSLVSILCGSLLGLIIGFGKMAPRWYFRWPFHAYINLFRGTPLYVQILIVHFGLIPLFYGKTYALMSAFVALSLNSAAYSAEIFRAGIQSIDPGQREAALSLGMTRQQAMRFIILPQAIKRMVPAFGNEFIVLVKDSSLLALIAAPEIMYWSNTMKGQYLRIWEPYLTAALIYFILTYSLSKLLNYIERKV
- a CDS encoding transporter substrate-binding domain-containing protein → MGIRKTWAMSGMVALLVLAIAGCGSDNDAKGGSADGQSLKIATDASYAPMEYMDTDTIKGFDIDFIKAVMAEAGIDYTVTNTGWDTMLTSVKQGTEYQAGVSSVSITDERKETYDYSIPYFESTNMIMVKEGSDIKSALDLKGKKVAVQAATTADELMSGIMGVDNGNLKRFDSNAVALMELNGGGADAVVADIAIVNEYIKNNPKEKLTGIIDKENFGSEYYGILYPKGGEWKEKLDPAIKKVIENGKYAEIYKEWFGEEPDTAALMNAK